One genomic region from Arthrobacter sp. YN encodes:
- a CDS encoding TetR/AcrR family transcriptional regulator encodes MVSSPTSQRVRKLPDERRAEILAEAASIALGEGLERITLRAVADRLGVRPGLISHYYPAAEDLVVAAFVLAVSEEREELFPDGGTPLARMAHLISRIEGGGALELTRLWLNARHLCRFTPALADAMLAQEYLDRTRLTTLIEDGVASGDFAVEDPFAACIRIWVAIDGVGSYVNNPGTFDYEAFMRFVTDVAEWSLGVPAGTLRAAVDQVRKA; translated from the coding sequence ATGGTGTCAAGCCCCACATCCCAACGCGTTCGAAAATTACCTGACGAGCGCCGAGCCGAAATCCTTGCTGAGGCCGCCTCGATTGCCCTGGGTGAGGGGCTCGAACGGATAACCCTCCGCGCCGTCGCGGACCGCTTGGGTGTGCGGCCCGGCCTGATCAGCCACTACTACCCGGCCGCCGAGGATCTGGTGGTCGCGGCCTTTGTCCTGGCAGTATCGGAAGAGCGGGAAGAGTTATTTCCCGACGGCGGAACGCCCCTCGCGCGGATGGCCCACCTGATTTCCCGCATCGAGGGCGGCGGCGCCTTGGAACTCACCCGGCTGTGGCTCAATGCGAGGCACCTCTGCCGCTTCACGCCAGCGTTGGCGGATGCCATGCTGGCGCAGGAATACCTGGACCGGACCCGGCTCACAACCCTTATTGAGGATGGCGTGGCCTCCGGTGACTTTGCCGTGGAAGACCCGTTCGCGGCGTGCATCCGGATCTGGGTGGCGATCGACGGCGTCGGCTCCTACGTCAACAACCCCGGAACCTTCGACTATGAAGCGTTCATGCGGTTCGTTACCGACGTTGCCGAATGGTCCCTGGGCGTGCCGGCGGGTACGTTGCGGGCGGCGGTGGATCAGGTGCGCAAGGCCTGA
- a CDS encoding RraA family protein → MSPHTLGADPAHVTERAGSDRMSSTQQAGDKALSDRELCDRFQVIPTAAINDVLRSKGLIQQVLPPTVEALQPNMRVAGIAFTIKGSKNLQLANEMEERAAMLEAIPQDAVCVWDTSNDDESAQWGEVMTMAAQRQGCRGAIVDGGVRDTDKILELDFPVFCRYRTSNGMLGRFRMSAWQVPVRIGQVTIQPGDITVGDIDGVIIVPRAIAEETLVEAEQIQFDEISLKKMITDGVAPREVVERGGYF, encoded by the coding sequence ATGTCCCCGCACACCTTGGGCGCCGACCCAGCACACGTCACGGAACGGGCAGGTTCGGATCGCATGAGTTCCACTCAGCAGGCCGGCGACAAAGCATTGTCCGACCGTGAACTGTGTGATCGTTTTCAGGTCATCCCTACTGCAGCGATCAATGACGTGCTTCGCAGCAAGGGCCTGATCCAGCAGGTGCTCCCACCTACTGTTGAGGCCCTTCAGCCGAACATGCGGGTGGCGGGCATTGCTTTCACCATCAAGGGTTCGAAGAACCTTCAGTTGGCCAACGAGATGGAAGAACGCGCTGCAATGCTCGAAGCCATCCCCCAGGACGCTGTTTGTGTGTGGGACACGTCAAACGACGACGAGTCCGCTCAGTGGGGCGAGGTCATGACCATGGCCGCGCAAAGGCAGGGCTGCCGCGGCGCAATCGTCGACGGCGGAGTGCGTGACACCGACAAGATTCTGGAACTGGACTTCCCGGTTTTCTGCCGGTACCGCACGTCGAATGGCATGCTCGGCCGCTTCCGAATGTCAGCCTGGCAGGTTCCCGTCCGCATCGGACAAGTCACCATCCAGCCGGGCGACATCACCGTGGGCGACATCGATGGCGTGATCATTGTGCCCCGCGCAATCGCTGAAGAAACGCTGGTTGAAGCAGAACAGATCCAGTTCGACGAAATCAGCCTTAAGAAGATGATCACGGACGGCGTAGCTCCGCGGGAGGTGGTGGAACGTGGTGGCTACTTCTAA
- a CDS encoding amidohydrolase — MTTQLYTNARIFTSDTRRWAEAILVQGERILYVGDADTAERLRPDAERVDLEGRLVVPGFVDGHAHVVGTGEALGQVSLWGAKSVEEIQQRIKARATERPDADRILATGWLHGAIPGGVPDAAMLDAVVRDKPVYAFAYDFHSVWVNTAALAELGIDHHTENPHGGTIKRDSRGHATGYIDENAFYDIVLPYLDAQVSENEHEASIAAVQQAYRETGVTTACDMGFNETDLEAFKRADKDGTLTSRLIAYWRINNAGSAEENIAQVQRAAALAVEHESPFLSVVGIKVIIDGTIDGCTATLGMPYADGSNAEPIWSLAELAPVVAAADAAGLKVAMHAIGDESVRIAIGAVEHAVAENGPRERRHRIEHLELVDRADVDRLAALGITASMQPVHADPAISENWCAKLGDDRVERGFPWPWITAAGARLAFGTDSPTSPHAPLPNMYVATTRASALDAAAGTNVPEFALPLAESIEHATRDSAWTCGAEHNIGRLAAGLYADFVVLDTDVFARENPRALLDAKVLRTVLGGRTVYQKDPSLA; from the coding sequence GTGACCACCCAGCTCTACACCAACGCCCGCATCTTCACCTCCGATACCCGCCGCTGGGCCGAGGCCATCCTCGTCCAGGGCGAGCGCATCCTGTACGTCGGCGACGCCGATACCGCCGAACGACTCCGGCCCGACGCCGAACGGGTTGACCTCGAAGGCCGCCTGGTGGTCCCCGGGTTCGTGGACGGCCACGCGCACGTCGTCGGTACCGGAGAAGCCTTGGGACAGGTGAGCCTGTGGGGAGCCAAATCCGTGGAGGAGATCCAGCAACGCATCAAGGCAAGGGCCACCGAACGCCCGGATGCTGACCGGATCCTGGCCACCGGTTGGCTGCACGGTGCCATTCCGGGCGGCGTGCCGGATGCGGCCATGCTGGACGCCGTAGTTCGAGACAAACCCGTGTACGCCTTCGCCTACGACTTCCACTCCGTGTGGGTCAACACTGCGGCGCTGGCTGAACTCGGCATCGACCACCACACCGAGAACCCGCACGGCGGCACCATCAAGCGCGATTCCCGCGGGCACGCCACCGGCTACATCGACGAGAACGCCTTCTACGACATCGTGCTCCCCTACCTCGATGCCCAGGTCAGCGAAAACGAACACGAGGCCAGCATCGCCGCAGTCCAGCAGGCCTACCGCGAAACAGGCGTGACTACCGCCTGCGACATGGGCTTCAACGAGACCGACCTTGAGGCCTTTAAGCGTGCGGACAAAGACGGCACCCTGACCAGCCGGCTCATCGCCTACTGGAGGATAAACAACGCGGGATCGGCCGAGGAGAACATCGCCCAGGTCCAGCGGGCGGCCGCGCTCGCCGTCGAGCATGAATCTCCTTTCCTGAGCGTGGTGGGCATCAAGGTGATCATCGACGGCACCATCGATGGCTGCACTGCCACCCTCGGGATGCCCTACGCCGATGGTTCGAATGCGGAACCGATCTGGAGCCTTGCAGAACTCGCGCCTGTGGTTGCCGCGGCCGATGCTGCCGGTTTGAAGGTTGCCATGCACGCAATCGGCGATGAATCCGTGCGGATCGCCATCGGCGCCGTGGAACACGCCGTGGCGGAGAACGGCCCCCGCGAACGCCGCCACCGCATTGAGCATCTGGAGTTGGTGGACAGGGCCGACGTCGATCGCCTCGCCGCGCTGGGTATCACCGCGAGCATGCAGCCGGTCCACGCCGATCCCGCAATCAGCGAGAACTGGTGCGCCAAGCTGGGCGACGACCGCGTGGAACGCGGCTTCCCGTGGCCTTGGATCACGGCTGCCGGCGCCCGCCTGGCTTTTGGCACGGACTCCCCCACCTCCCCGCACGCACCGTTGCCCAACATGTATGTGGCCACCACGCGGGCCTCGGCGTTGGACGCCGCGGCCGGAACCAATGTCCCGGAATTCGCCCTGCCCCTGGCGGAGTCGATCGAGCACGCCACGCGTGATTCGGCGTGGACGTGCGGGGCGGAACACAACATCGGCCGCCTGGCTGCTGGGTTGTACGCTGATTTCGTGGTCCTGGACACCGACGTTTTCGCCAGGGAGAACCCGCGCGCGCTTTTGGACGCGAAGGTCCTCCGGACAGTGCTGGGCGGGCGCACGGTTTACCAAAAGGACCCATCACTCGCCTGA
- a CDS encoding alpha/beta fold hydrolase yields the protein MITEVLQEASLPGSAVFRREVIPTQLGPCAVRVQEAPRRRDHIADVYLHGAAGSWTTFQPLLPGSRERDQILLDLPGWGDSTVNARLESATVEAMAGAVVEVLDSLGYRTWNLVGHSMGGVIALHLAAAWPEQTRSVAAISPTAFGVAHSVRHPWRGLATLPWFVGMLLLMRAMAAPGAWGLALIRGVGATPLMRLLLSPLFADPAAIPADVIRGLGRNARPRAFCAATRAVAQYDFAQWNGIRCPILAIRGDSDAFTPPSDLDQLASAGPHVRTMTVPNCGHFAIAEQPTLVTELLDELRHR from the coding sequence GTGATCACGGAAGTTCTGCAGGAAGCGTCCCTACCGGGCAGCGCAGTTTTTAGGCGGGAGGTGATTCCCACCCAACTGGGTCCGTGCGCTGTACGCGTTCAGGAAGCCCCGAGGAGGCGTGACCACATCGCCGACGTCTACCTCCACGGTGCCGCGGGATCGTGGACAACCTTCCAACCACTGCTCCCCGGCTCCCGTGAACGCGACCAAATCCTCCTGGACCTGCCCGGCTGGGGTGACTCCACCGTAAATGCGCGGCTGGAGTCCGCTACCGTCGAGGCCATGGCGGGTGCCGTGGTCGAGGTTCTGGACAGCCTCGGTTACCGCACGTGGAACCTGGTGGGCCACTCCATGGGTGGCGTCATTGCCTTGCATCTTGCTGCGGCGTGGCCTGAACAAACACGCAGCGTTGCGGCTATATCGCCCACGGCCTTCGGCGTTGCCCACTCTGTCCGGCATCCGTGGCGCGGGCTCGCGACGCTGCCGTGGTTTGTCGGGATGCTCCTGCTCATGCGTGCCATGGCAGCCCCGGGTGCCTGGGGCCTGGCCCTGATCCGGGGTGTCGGCGCCACTCCACTGATGCGGCTGCTGTTGTCGCCCCTCTTCGCGGACCCTGCGGCCATTCCGGCGGACGTCATCCGCGGGTTGGGACGCAACGCCCGCCCACGGGCCTTCTGCGCAGCAACGCGGGCCGTGGCGCAGTACGACTTTGCCCAGTGGAACGGCATCAGGTGTCCCATCCTTGCAATCCGCGGGGACAGCGATGCGTTCACTCCCCCATCCGATCTTGATCAGCTGGCCTCCGCTGGGCCGCATGTCAGGACCATGACAGTGCCGAACTGCGGCCACTTCGCGATTGCCGAGCAACCCACCCTCGTCACGGAACTGCTGGACGAACTGCGGCACCGCTGA
- a CDS encoding SDR family oxidoreductase encodes MRSDQLSGVRVAVTGATGGIGRELVLALVALGAVVAATGTSEERLTELRGSHDGLLTYAADITSEADVAGFFHEIGTRWGGVDAVINLAGTSIPGKIEEMPAADFLKMLEVNVMGTFLACKYAIPLLTDNKGLVINVSSLAGSRPNATAPGYCTAKAAVSMFSDALGLQIKDRNLRVSNLSPGGADTPFWGDRPVKREALMSPADVVSAILFVLATPPHVVVRELSFESTGLPH; translated from the coding sequence TTGCGCTCGGATCAATTGAGTGGAGTTCGTGTTGCCGTCACCGGCGCAACGGGCGGTATCGGAAGAGAATTGGTTCTGGCGCTTGTGGCGCTTGGCGCCGTTGTGGCGGCCACGGGGACCTCGGAAGAACGACTTACCGAACTGCGCGGCAGCCATGATGGCCTCCTCACCTATGCGGCAGACATCACGTCCGAAGCTGATGTAGCCGGCTTTTTTCATGAGATCGGTACCCGATGGGGCGGCGTCGATGCTGTCATCAACCTCGCCGGGACATCAATACCCGGCAAAATAGAAGAGATGCCGGCCGCCGATTTCCTGAAGATGCTGGAAGTCAACGTCATGGGTACGTTCTTGGCTTGCAAATACGCAATCCCGCTGCTCACCGACAATAAGGGCCTCGTCATTAACGTCAGTTCATTGGCGGGTTCACGTCCCAACGCGACGGCGCCCGGATATTGCACGGCGAAGGCCGCCGTTTCCATGTTCAGTGACGCGTTGGGGTTACAGATCAAAGACAGAAACCTCAGGGTCAGCAACCTTTCGCCGGGAGGGGCCGACACTCCTTTTTGGGGTGACCGGCCCGTCAAGCGCGAAGCGCTGATGTCTCCGGCCGACGTCGTCTCGGCGATCCTCTTCGTTCTCGCAACGCCGCCACACGTCGTCGTACGGGAACTGAGTTTCGAATCCACCGGCCTTCCGCACTAA
- a CDS encoding histidine phosphatase family protein, whose translation MEGMTLTTFALVRHGQTNWNAERRLQGSTDIPLNDVGRGQAREAVAFLSDQPWDAVVSSPLGRAAETAEIIAEGLGLKVARLVPELTERSFGPAEGLQAGPELEALRIPGGFRDGESDEAAADRGIAALEELAQEFAGKRVLVVAHGTLIRLTLSRAIGRTLDSVQNAVLNLAHHHVTDGWQLEYFNGERVTADVEA comes from the coding sequence ATGGAAGGCATGACCCTCACAACTTTCGCCCTCGTCCGCCATGGCCAGACCAACTGGAACGCGGAGCGCCGGTTGCAAGGGTCCACCGATATTCCGCTGAACGACGTCGGTCGCGGCCAGGCGCGCGAAGCCGTCGCCTTCCTGTCGGACCAGCCGTGGGACGCCGTGGTGTCCTCGCCGTTGGGCCGTGCCGCCGAAACTGCGGAGATCATCGCCGAAGGCCTTGGCTTGAAGGTTGCACGGCTGGTTCCTGAGCTGACTGAACGCAGCTTTGGACCCGCCGAAGGGCTGCAGGCCGGCCCGGAACTGGAGGCCCTGCGCATCCCGGGCGGTTTCCGCGACGGCGAAAGCGACGAAGCCGCCGCCGATCGAGGAATCGCAGCGTTGGAAGAACTCGCTCAAGAATTCGCCGGCAAGCGCGTCCTGGTGGTCGCGCACGGCACGTTGATCCGACTGACTCTCAGCCGCGCGATCGGACGCACCTTGGACAGCGTCCAGAACGCGGTGCTAAACCTGGCCCACCACCACGTCACCGACGGCTGGCAGTTGGAGTACTTCAACGGCGAGCGCGTCACGGCCGACGTCGAGGCCTGA
- a CDS encoding serine/threonine protein kinase produces MNDNRLTATGFTVGTAQYLSPEQAQGLHLTPASDIYSLGLVLLECLTGKAEYPGTPIETASARLHRSPQVPVELPGPLRELLEAMTDMDPEKRPGAHHVEQSLAEAGIQSGRRTALLPTVLPKRPKRPQRSSTRKQATVTSILDFGRRRPRTAKGVAAAAVTIPLALLIFSQGINPFGNNTADPSQPADPGVSQAEPQPSGPAGPAAPVDPVLADPVPAQTVPAGTVPGETAQVEVVDLSEATRPEQVPAPADQPAVDQAPLTGKDLAGQKSEGKNDKKSENGKGNGK; encoded by the coding sequence ATGAACGACAACCGCCTGACCGCCACCGGATTCACCGTGGGTACGGCACAGTATCTGAGTCCCGAACAAGCCCAGGGTTTGCATCTGACCCCGGCGAGCGACATCTACTCGCTGGGCCTGGTGCTCCTTGAATGCCTCACCGGCAAGGCAGAATACCCGGGGACGCCCATTGAAACGGCATCAGCGCGCCTGCATCGTTCGCCACAGGTCCCCGTGGAATTGCCCGGCCCGCTGAGGGAGCTCCTGGAAGCCATGACGGACATGGATCCCGAAAAGCGTCCCGGCGCCCACCATGTGGAACAGTCGCTGGCCGAAGCAGGCATCCAGTCCGGCCGAAGGACTGCGTTGCTGCCGACAGTGCTTCCGAAACGCCCGAAACGCCCGCAGCGTTCGTCGACCCGGAAGCAGGCGACGGTCACCAGCATCCTTGACTTCGGCAGGCGTCGACCCAGGACGGCCAAGGGTGTCGCGGCAGCAGCAGTGACCATCCCGCTTGCGCTGCTGATTTTCTCGCAGGGCATCAACCCGTTCGGCAACAACACTGCCGATCCGTCACAGCCCGCAGATCCCGGTGTATCGCAGGCCGAGCCGCAGCCAAGCGGTCCTGCCGGCCCGGCCGCGCCCGTGGATCCGGTGCTCGCTGATCCGGTCCCTGCACAGACAGTGCCGGCAGGCACTGTGCCAGGTGAGACCGCGCAGGTAGAGGTTGTGGACCTCTCGGAGGCAACCCGCCCGGAGCAGGTTCCAGCGCCTGCCGACCAGCCCGCCGTTGACCAGGCGCCCCTCACGGGCAAGGACCTCGCGGGCCAGAAGAGCGAGGGCAAGAACGACAAGAAGTCCGAGAACGGAAAGGGCAACGGCAAGTAG
- a CDS encoding heparinase II/III domain-containing protein: MSKPAAPDYRMISEEHLRQLPGHPRILVDAARFASLKPQDDDVSRKIKALIGQIAEEVLGAGPVDYESVPILLYPVREVQGRILALAMAYRLSDDARYLDRARDELRGLAALKNWGTGHFLSVGEAALAAGIGLDWLYDEIPEEERDYIATAIRTKALEPSLNAEEGINGWVDGDYNWNQVCNAGLSVGALAVAERDPGLAERIVNRAVRNVPIAGKVYAPDGSYPEGVSYWAYGTSFHVILIEALRSAGGGSWGLEKLPGFLESADFKLQMTGPTGLEFTYADYNVENQNEPIMLWFAGELGRLDLAVDELAEIQRLSQPSEDEIALRPNRLLPCELLWWNPELSAKNEMRSHHWTAGGVLPVAVMRSSWTDPRATFVAIKGGSPQHSHAHMDVGGFVLEADGVRWAVDPGTESYDRMRAAGIALWDYSQGSTRWDTFRAGPEGHNILRFNGAAQDVSGKGEITVLATRPGVPANVVDLTSLYSGQVTRVERTVLLDTDNTVLISDEWTTGSQPVQAAWQWLTGAEVSRTPQGLLLLQDGQSLALMVEPSAETTIAVEDVSGARELQDSPNPGLRRIVIRLSTPAGSSAKLRVRAIPGSAAQRTS; encoded by the coding sequence ATGTCAAAACCCGCTGCACCCGACTACCGCATGATTTCTGAAGAGCATTTGCGGCAGTTGCCTGGCCACCCGCGAATCTTGGTTGATGCGGCGCGTTTTGCCAGCCTCAAGCCTCAGGATGACGACGTCTCCCGGAAGATCAAAGCGTTGATCGGGCAGATAGCCGAGGAGGTCCTCGGCGCTGGTCCGGTGGATTATGAATCCGTTCCGATCCTTTTGTATCCCGTGCGTGAAGTTCAGGGCCGTATCCTTGCGTTGGCCATGGCTTACCGTCTCAGTGACGATGCGCGTTACCTGGATCGGGCCCGGGATGAGCTCCGCGGGTTGGCCGCTTTGAAGAACTGGGGGACTGGCCACTTCCTGAGTGTTGGTGAAGCTGCGCTGGCCGCGGGCATCGGCCTGGATTGGCTTTACGACGAGATCCCGGAGGAGGAAAGGGACTACATAGCCACTGCGATCAGGACAAAAGCCCTTGAACCTTCGCTGAACGCGGAGGAGGGCATTAATGGTTGGGTTGATGGAGACTATAACTGGAATCAGGTCTGCAACGCCGGACTGAGTGTGGGCGCCTTGGCTGTCGCGGAACGTGATCCTGGTCTGGCCGAAAGGATTGTCAACAGGGCTGTCAGGAATGTCCCGATCGCTGGAAAGGTCTATGCCCCGGATGGGTCTTATCCCGAAGGTGTGAGTTACTGGGCCTACGGGACCTCGTTCCATGTCATTCTGATCGAGGCCCTGCGCTCTGCAGGGGGAGGCAGTTGGGGCTTGGAAAAACTGCCTGGTTTTCTTGAATCCGCCGACTTCAAGCTTCAAATGACCGGACCGACGGGTCTGGAATTCACTTACGCCGATTACAACGTTGAGAACCAGAATGAGCCCATCATGCTGTGGTTTGCCGGCGAACTGGGTCGCTTGGATCTGGCGGTCGACGAGCTGGCGGAGATTCAACGTCTGTCCCAGCCATCAGAGGACGAGATAGCACTCCGCCCCAACCGACTCCTGCCATGTGAACTTCTTTGGTGGAATCCGGAACTGAGCGCAAAAAATGAAATGCGTTCACATCATTGGACAGCAGGTGGAGTTTTGCCAGTAGCGGTGATGCGATCAAGTTGGACCGATCCACGGGCCACTTTCGTTGCAATCAAAGGCGGTTCCCCTCAACATTCGCATGCTCATATGGACGTGGGAGGCTTCGTTCTGGAGGCTGACGGGGTCCGCTGGGCAGTGGATCCGGGTACGGAGAGCTACGACCGGATGCGTGCTGCCGGGATCGCCCTTTGGGACTATTCGCAAGGCAGTACCCGCTGGGATACTTTCCGCGCAGGCCCTGAAGGGCACAATATCTTGCGGTTCAATGGTGCGGCCCAGGATGTTTCCGGCAAAGGTGAAATTACTGTGTTGGCCACTCGGCCAGGAGTACCGGCCAACGTGGTAGACCTGACGTCCCTTTACAGCGGGCAGGTCACACGGGTTGAACGGACGGTATTGCTGGATACTGACAACACAGTTCTTATCAGCGATGAGTGGACAACTGGATCCCAACCGGTTCAGGCAGCCTGGCAATGGCTCACCGGGGCCGAAGTAAGCCGGACACCCCAAGGACTGCTGCTCCTTCAAGACGGACAGTCGCTGGCGCTGATGGTGGAACCCTCGGCGGAAACGACCATTGCGGTGGAGGACGTCTCCGGAGCGCGTGAGCTCCAGGATTCGCCCAATCCAGGACTGCGTCGTATCGTCATCCGCTTGTCAACGCCGGCCGGCTCAAGCGCCAAGCTTCGGGTTCGGGCTATTCCTGGCAGTGCGGCACAGCGAACCAGCTGA
- a CDS encoding AraC family transcriptional regulator, with the protein MEELPEGPVSGIAMSYDCAVTGVDYVINRTPNPSWGIKDFVNSRSHILAYCVSGKAYYRVNGTSHRVVSGTLIFLTKGLPHTGRSDHDDPWHFVSAAFQLAALDEESANLLKDLPPITHNVPAEVGNLFYQMRVAWEAKQPGHQLQIRGLLSLVLSRAVEEHTRPALSAPHARRVAAITGHLLENYATVYSVEELAQMSGLSPSHFRVVFKKVTGMTATNYQQHIRITKATEFLSSGEHNVTETARLLGFRDVYYFSRLYKRVTGINPSRLAKG; encoded by the coding sequence ATGGAAGAGCTTCCGGAAGGTCCCGTAAGTGGCATCGCCATGTCCTATGACTGCGCTGTTACCGGCGTGGACTACGTCATCAATCGAACACCTAATCCGTCATGGGGGATCAAGGACTTCGTCAACTCCCGCTCGCATATCCTGGCCTATTGTGTTTCCGGCAAGGCCTACTATCGGGTGAACGGCACCTCGCACCGGGTGGTGTCCGGAACCTTGATCTTTCTGACTAAGGGGTTGCCCCACACGGGCCGCAGTGATCACGATGACCCCTGGCACTTTGTATCCGCGGCTTTTCAGTTGGCGGCCTTGGACGAGGAGTCGGCCAATCTACTGAAGGACCTTCCGCCCATTACGCATAATGTGCCGGCAGAAGTTGGAAATTTGTTCTATCAGATGAGGGTGGCCTGGGAAGCAAAGCAGCCCGGCCACCAGCTTCAGATCCGCGGCCTGCTATCCCTTGTTCTCTCCCGTGCCGTTGAAGAGCACACGCGGCCGGCGCTTTCGGCGCCGCATGCACGTCGTGTCGCAGCGATCACCGGACATTTGCTGGAGAACTATGCCACCGTCTATTCAGTCGAGGAACTGGCTCAGATGAGCGGCCTGAGCCCTTCGCATTTTCGAGTGGTTTTCAAGAAAGTGACGGGCATGACGGCCACCAATTACCAACAGCACATAAGGATCACCAAGGCCACTGAGTTCCTTAGCAGTGGCGAGCACAACGTCACGGAAACCGCCCGGCTGTTGGGTTTCCGGGATGTCTACTATTTCAGCCGCCTGTACAAGCGCGTGACAGGAATTAACCCCTCGCGATTGGCAAAGGGCTGA
- a CDS encoding purine-cytosine permease family protein — MSQPHVTDPVSYPEPLAHPETRGIELIETSERHGRARDLFPVWAAPNVSVLNFTVGASLILLGLELWQALLVIVAGSLPWILTGIVATSGPAAGTSGSVITRAIYGIRGNRVVVAFFGWFISAVFLALNWLASSFMGAELLAQLGFTDPVAGPVIVTIVVAAVTVLVAVFGHSLILRSYPVVASVLLAIFLLVTVFVLPHVQWGYAAPAPLEGAPLWSAVTIGIAILASTPLSYTNSPDLARYLPETTKRSHIIAATAFGGALPCMFFTAVGALLATGISPAAMDLGIESALLALLPAWLGPIFVVGVIINTISLNGMTTYTASMAFQSIGVPIRRIPSAIVVGAIGAALTIYLVMSTSLLDAVNLMLQLLVLISGPTMTIFAVDVILRRNRYKGEDLFNEKPGGPFWYSRGWHIPGLLAVVLGAAVASLFLTNAVWTGAISAAMGFLDLSVPVSMIVTAGVYVALNPSLRRSTTTPSVIQGAHA, encoded by the coding sequence TTGTCCCAGCCCCATGTCACCGATCCGGTCAGCTACCCGGAACCCCTTGCCCATCCCGAAACCCGCGGGATCGAACTCATCGAAACCTCGGAGCGCCACGGCCGCGCCCGCGATCTCTTCCCCGTGTGGGCGGCGCCCAACGTCAGCGTCCTGAATTTCACCGTGGGTGCCTCGCTGATCCTGCTCGGCCTGGAACTGTGGCAGGCCCTCCTGGTCATCGTCGCCGGCAGCCTTCCGTGGATCCTCACCGGGATCGTGGCCACCAGCGGCCCGGCCGCGGGAACATCCGGCTCCGTCATCACCCGCGCCATTTACGGGATCCGCGGCAACAGGGTGGTCGTCGCCTTCTTCGGCTGGTTCATCTCCGCCGTCTTCCTGGCCCTGAACTGGCTCGCGTCTTCCTTCATGGGCGCTGAACTCCTGGCACAGCTTGGCTTCACGGATCCCGTAGCCGGCCCGGTGATCGTCACCATCGTTGTTGCCGCGGTTACCGTGCTGGTAGCTGTCTTCGGCCACAGCCTGATCCTCCGCAGCTACCCCGTAGTGGCCTCGGTGCTGCTGGCCATCTTCCTGCTGGTCACAGTGTTCGTCCTGCCCCACGTGCAGTGGGGATATGCGGCTCCGGCACCATTGGAAGGAGCACCGCTGTGGTCTGCCGTGACCATTGGGATCGCCATCCTGGCCTCCACCCCGCTTTCCTACACCAACAGCCCGGATCTGGCCCGCTACCTCCCGGAGACCACCAAACGCTCCCACATCATCGCGGCCACGGCCTTTGGCGGCGCGTTGCCCTGCATGTTCTTCACGGCCGTGGGAGCCTTGCTGGCCACCGGCATCAGCCCAGCAGCCATGGACCTCGGCATCGAGTCGGCACTCCTGGCCCTGCTCCCTGCCTGGTTGGGACCAATCTTCGTGGTGGGGGTCATCATCAACACGATCTCGCTCAACGGCATGACCACCTACACCGCCAGCATGGCGTTCCAGTCCATCGGCGTCCCGATCAGGCGCATCCCTTCGGCCATCGTGGTGGGGGCCATCGGCGCAGCACTGACCATCTACCTCGTCATGTCCACCAGCCTCCTGGACGCCGTCAACCTGATGCTGCAACTGCTGGTCCTGATCTCCGGCCCCACCATGACCATCTTCGCCGTGGACGTCATCCTTCGCCGCAATCGATACAAAGGTGAAGACCTTTTCAACGAGAAACCGGGCGGCCCGTTCTGGTACAGCCGCGGCTGGCATATCCCCGGCTTGCTCGCGGTGGTCCTCGGCGCCGCCGTTGCCTCACTCTTCCTCACCAACGCCGTATGGACCGGAGCAATCTCGGCAGCCATGGGCTTCCTGGATCTGTCCGTGCCCGTTTCCATGATCGTCACCGCGGGCGTGTACGTCGCCTTGAACCCCTCCCTGCGCCGCAGCACCACCACACCATCCGTCATCCAAGGAGCACACGCATGA
- a CDS encoding serine/threonine-protein kinase, with amino-acid sequence MGTIDEAVDSPVPDSIDDTLDGRYQLGPVLGRGAMSAVYRATDLLLGREVAIKIFLPGSGDESFRARQENEMRLLAAFDHPGLVAAFDAGVDTRNDEERAYLVMELAEGRDLRAVLSDGPLTVPETARIGIRLAGALSQVHGQGVIHRDIKPANILVSDDDGLGSRSSWRTSVWRW; translated from the coding sequence GTGGGCACCATTGACGAGGCTGTGGACTCCCCCGTCCCTGATTCCATCGACGACACACTTGACGGCCGCTACCAGCTGGGGCCCGTCCTTGGCCGGGGCGCCATGTCGGCTGTCTACCGTGCGACAGATCTGCTGCTGGGCCGCGAGGTGGCCATCAAGATCTTCCTGCCCGGCTCAGGCGACGAGTCATTCCGGGCCCGCCAGGAAAACGAGATGCGGCTCCTCGCCGCCTTTGACCACCCAGGGCTCGTGGCCGCATTCGATGCCGGCGTGGACACCAGGAACGACGAAGAGCGCGCTTATCTGGTCATGGAACTGGCGGAAGGCCGGGACCTGCGGGCCGTGCTGTCGGATGGACCGCTCACCGTTCCCGAAACCGCGCGCATAGGGATCCGGCTGGCCGGGGCCCTGTCCCAGGTTCACGGGCAGGGCGTCATCCACCGTGACATCAAGCCGGCCAACATTCTGGTATCCGACGACGACGGGCTGGGGAGTCGGTCAAGTTGGCGGACTTCGGTGTGGCGCTGGTGA